The proteins below come from a single Streptococcus porcinus genomic window:
- the coaE gene encoding dephospho-CoA kinase (Dephospho-CoA kinase (CoaE) performs the final step in coenzyme A biosynthesis.), with protein sequence MTIIGITGGIASGKSTLVEQVRLAGYKVLDADQIVHTLQEKGGRLYDALVKTFGPEILTEDEELDRPKLSQMIFSSQENRELSANIQNQIIHEELEKAKDTLVVSEDVFFMDIPLLIELGYQNWFDTIWLVYVPKDIQIARLMARNHYSREEALQRLASQMPLEEKRDFADKIFDNSGSFEDLKRQVSEALKKLI encoded by the coding sequence ATGACAATTATTGGTATAACGGGTGGTATTGCTTCGGGTAAATCTACTTTGGTTGAACAAGTACGCCTGGCAGGTTACAAAGTGCTTGATGCAGATCAAATTGTTCACACTTTGCAGGAAAAAGGCGGACGTTTGTATGATGCTCTTGTGAAAACTTTTGGTCCTGAGATTCTTACTGAAGATGAAGAATTGGATCGACCGAAGCTTTCACAAATGATTTTTTCAAGTCAAGAAAATCGGGAACTATCTGCTAACATTCAAAATCAGATTATTCATGAAGAATTGGAAAAAGCGAAGGATACTTTAGTAGTCTCTGAGGATGTTTTTTTTATGGACATTCCTTTGCTCATTGAATTGGGGTATCAGAACTGGTTTGATACGATTTGGTTGGTTTACGTCCCGAAAGATATCCAAATTGCTCGATTAATGGCTCGAAATCACTATTCTCGAGAAGAAGCCCTTCAGCGTTTAGCGAGTCAAATGCCTTTAGAGGAGAAAAGAGATTTTGCGGATAAGATTTTTGATAATAGTGGGAGTTTTGAAGATTTGAAAAGGCAGGTATCCGAGGCCCTTAAAAAGTTAATTTAG
- the mutM gene encoding DNA-formamidopyrimidine glycosylase, with protein MPELPEVETVRRGLEKLVIGKVVASVTVKVPKMIVSNPETFASDLMGQEILSIGRRGKYLIFNFSDLVMISHLRMEGKYLLFEGGIPENKHFHCFFHFTDGSTLVYQDVRKFGTLELLAREGLDLYFSQRKLGPEPTKNEFKLKAFEAALRLSKKPIKPLLLEQKLVVGLGNIYVDEVLWAAKVHPLRPASNLKKAEMKRIHDQTIIILNFAVNKGGSTIRTYQNTLGMNGSMQDYLQVYGQNGRPCPRCGTVIEKIKVGGRGTHFCPKCQKL; from the coding sequence ATGCCTGAGTTACCTGAGGTTGAGACAGTTCGTCGTGGCTTGGAAAAATTAGTTATTGGGAAAGTGGTTGCATCGGTTACTGTAAAAGTACCTAAGATGATTGTTTCCAATCCTGAAACTTTTGCTAGCGATTTGATGGGTCAAGAAATTCTTTCCATTGGTCGTCGTGGCAAGTATCTGATTTTCAATTTTAGCGATTTAGTGATGATTTCTCACTTGCGCATGGAGGGGAAATACTTGCTTTTTGAGGGTGGTATTCCGGAAAATAAGCATTTTCATTGCTTTTTCCATTTTACAGACGGGTCAACTTTGGTTTATCAAGATGTGCGTAAATTCGGCACCTTGGAACTGCTAGCTCGGGAAGGGCTTGATTTGTACTTCAGTCAGAGGAAGCTTGGACCTGAACCGACGAAAAATGAATTTAAGTTAAAGGCCTTTGAGGCTGCTCTGCGATTATCCAAAAAACCAATCAAACCCTTACTTTTGGAACAGAAATTAGTGGTTGGACTGGGTAATATCTACGTGGATGAAGTTCTTTGGGCGGCAAAAGTGCATCCCTTGCGACCAGCTTCAAATTTGAAGAAGGCTGAAATGAAAAGGATTCACGATCAGACCATTATTATTTTGAATTTTGCTGTTAACAAGGGTGGTTCGACCATTCGAACGTATCAAAATACCCTAGGGATGAATGGGTCCATGCAGGATTATTTACAGGTTTATGGTCAAAATGGCAGACCTTGTCCTCGTTGTGGAACAGTCATTGAGAAAATAAAAGTTGGAGGGAGAGGGACACATTTTTGTCCTAAGTGTCAGAAACTATGA
- a CDS encoding bacteriocin immunity protein: MAGFRRLVEDILVLGIKVNTMKITKNDLLMDVTNLIINPAVKEGERQILITYKNNIEESPHLENNIMNLSNELRLLAVKNISSKEKMSISVNEFYKKYVPIMN; encoded by the coding sequence ATGGCTGGATTTCGTCGCTTGGTGGAGGATATTTTAGTCCTAGGTATAAAGGTTAATACTATGAAAATAACAAAAAATGATCTGTTGATGGATGTGACAAACTTAATAATTAATCCTGCTGTTAAAGAAGGGGAAAGACAAATATTGATTACATATAAAAATAATATTGAAGAATCTCCACATTTAGAAAATAATATTATGAATTTATCAAATGAACTAAGACTATTAGCTGTAAAAAATATATCTTCAAAAGAAAAAATGAGTATATCTGTTAATGAGTTTTATAAAAAATATGTTCCTATAATGAATTAA
- a CDS encoding ATP-binding cassette domain-containing protein: MLEIIKGYKYKGNFDILHNISLKFEEHHIYGVVGINGSGKTMLLRALSGLTRLDHGTVIQDGIKIGQNNSTILNAGLVLGNQDFISHLTLEENLNLIKKICPNSNCIDLDYWINLYQIKKFRNTLYKHLSLGTRKKMLLIQAFMDNPHLLILDEPMNALDIKSVDITKELIRKHKEKGLVIMTSHYESDIDDLCDTIYHVQEGKIVSEKY, translated from the coding sequence GTGCTAGAGATAATTAAGGGATATAAATACAAAGGAAATTTTGATATATTACATAACATATCCTTAAAATTTGAAGAACATCATATTTATGGGGTGGTTGGTATTAATGGGTCAGGGAAAACCATGCTATTAAGAGCACTTTCTGGGTTAACAAGATTAGATCATGGAACTGTCATTCAAGATGGTATTAAAATTGGACAAAACAATTCAACAATCTTAAATGCAGGTTTAGTTCTAGGAAATCAAGATTTTATCAGCCATTTGACGCTAGAAGAGAACTTGAACTTGATTAAAAAAATATGCCCAAACAGTAATTGTATTGATTTAGACTACTGGATAAATCTCTATCAAATCAAAAAATTTAGGAATACACTTTATAAACATTTATCTCTAGGAACTCGAAAGAAAATGCTTCTCATTCAAGCTTTTATGGATAACCCTCATCTATTAATTCTAGACGAACCAATGAATGCACTTGACATCAAAAGTGTTGATATCACTAAAGAACTCATCAGAAAGCATAAAGAAAAAGGTTTAGTCATCATGACTTCTCATTATGAAAGTGACATAGATGATTTATGTGACACAATCTATCATGTGCAGGAAGGGAAAATAGTTTCGGAAAAATATTAA
- a CDS encoding NUDIX hydrolase, whose amino-acid sequence MGKDYISYLRSKVGHDKVIMTFAGGILENEQGQILLQLRGDKKTWAIPGGAMELGESTVDTCQREFFEETGIPVEASRFLNVYSNFSEVYPNGDQVQTVVFLYEVKAKSSIEITDFSNEETLKLKYFSKNDIDTLDNLSDKHKLMLEEFFDSSFKLGW is encoded by the coding sequence ATGGGAAAAGATTATATATCCTATCTGCGGTCAAAAGTTGGTCATGATAAAGTCATCATGACCTTTGCAGGTGGTATTTTAGAAAATGAACAAGGACAGATATTACTCCAGCTAAGAGGAGATAAAAAGACATGGGCAATACCAGGTGGGGCCATGGAATTAGGTGAGAGCACTGTGGATACTTGTCAAAGAGAATTTTTTGAAGAGACTGGCATTCCAGTTGAGGCAAGCCGTTTTCTTAACGTCTACAGCAATTTTAGCGAAGTATACCCCAATGGTGATCAAGTCCAAACAGTTGTCTTTTTGTATGAAGTTAAAGCAAAGTCGAGTATAGAAATTACCGATTTTAGTAACGAAGAGACTCTAAAATTAAAATATTTTTCGAAAAATGACATTGATACTTTAGATAACTTATCTGATAAACACAAACTTATGTTAGAGGAGTTTTTTGATAGTAGTTTTAAATTAGGGTGGTAA
- the era gene encoding GTPase Era, giving the protein MSFKSGFVAILGRPNVGKSTFLNHVMGQKIAIMSDKAQTTRNKIMGIYTTEQEQIVFIDTPGIHKPKTALGDFMVESAYSTLREVDTVLFMVPADEKRGKGDEMIMERLKNAKIPVILVINKIDKVHPDQLLEQIDDFRSQMDFKEIVPISALEGNNIPTLMSLLTDNLEEGFQYFPADQITDHPERFLVSEMIREKVLHLTQQEIPHSVAVVIESMKRDEDTDKVHIRATIMVERDSQKGIIIGKQGAMLKKIGKMARRDIELMLGDKVYLETWVKVKKNWRDKKLDLADFGYNQKEY; this is encoded by the coding sequence ATGTCATTTAAATCAGGTTTTGTTGCTATCCTCGGCCGACCAAATGTCGGGAAATCGACCTTTTTAAACCATGTTATGGGCCAAAAAATTGCCATTATGAGTGATAAAGCGCAGACAACCCGTAACAAAATTATGGGTATCTATACAACTGAGCAAGAACAAATTGTTTTCATAGATACTCCAGGAATTCACAAACCTAAAACAGCCTTAGGCGACTTCATGGTCGAGTCTGCATACAGTACCTTAAGAGAAGTCGATACCGTTCTCTTCATGGTCCCAGCAGATGAAAAGCGTGGAAAGGGCGACGAGATGATTATGGAACGTCTTAAAAATGCCAAGATTCCCGTTATTCTTGTCATTAATAAAATTGACAAAGTCCATCCAGATCAACTCTTAGAACAAATTGATGACTTTAGAAGTCAAATGGATTTCAAGGAAATTGTTCCAATCTCAGCTTTAGAGGGTAACAATATTCCAACCCTAATGTCATTATTAACAGACAACTTAGAAGAGGGTTTCCAATATTTCCCAGCTGACCAGATAACAGATCACCCAGAACGTTTCTTAGTCTCAGAAATGATCCGTGAAAAAGTGTTACACTTAACACAACAGGAAATCCCCCATTCAGTCGCAGTAGTGATAGAATCCATGAAACGTGATGAGGACACCGATAAAGTCCATATCCGTGCAACCATCATGGTTGAACGTGATAGTCAAAAAGGAATCATCATCGGTAAACAAGGGGCCATGCTCAAGAAAATCGGCAAAATGGCCCGCCGTGACATCGAACTCATGTTAGGTGACAAAGTCTACCTAGAAACATGGGTCAAAGTCAAAAAGAACTGGCGCGACAAAAAACTAGACCTAGCCGACTTTGGTTATAATCAGAAAGAGTATTAA
- a CDS encoding diacylglycerol kinase family protein, whose protein sequence is MALQDNKSQRKWKNRTVTSSLEFALTGIVTAIKEERNLKSHLLSALIATIAGIFLAISATEWLFLFLAIFLVIALEIVNSAVENVVDLASEYHFSMLAKKAKDMSAGAVLVMSLYAVITGLIIFAPKLWALIF, encoded by the coding sequence ATGGCCTTACAAGACAATAAATCCCAACGTAAATGGAAAAATAGAACTGTCACCTCTAGCTTAGAGTTTGCTTTAACAGGAATAGTGACAGCAATTAAAGAAGAACGTAATTTGAAAAGTCACTTGCTATCTGCTTTAATAGCGACAATTGCTGGTATCTTCTTGGCTATTTCAGCAACTGAGTGGCTATTCCTTTTTCTAGCGATTTTTTTAGTCATTGCCTTAGAGATTGTTAACTCTGCTGTAGAAAACGTAGTGGATTTAGCTAGTGAATATCACTTTTCTATGTTAGCCAAAAAAGCTAAAGATATGTCAGCGGGGGCTGTTTTAGTCATGTCACTATATGCTGTCATCACGGGACTCATTATTTTTGCCCCCAAGCTATGGGCACTTATTTTTTAA
- the ybeY gene encoding rRNA maturation RNase YbeY, whose amino-acid sequence MYIEMIDETGLVSQEIMEQTKDLLNFAARKTGKAEKEMSVTFVTNERSHELNLEYRDTDRPTDVISLEYKPERPILFDESDLEDNPDLAEMLAEFDAYIGELFISIDKAREQAQEYGHSFEREMGFLAVHGFLHITGYDHYTPEEEREMFTLQEEILTAYGLTRQ is encoded by the coding sequence ATGTATATCGAGATGATTGACGAAACGGGACTTGTTTCGCAAGAGATTATGGAGCAAACAAAAGATTTGCTTAACTTTGCCGCTAGAAAAACTGGAAAAGCTGAAAAAGAAATGTCTGTTACCTTCGTTACTAATGAACGAAGTCACGAGCTCAATTTGGAATATCGTGATACAGATCGTCCTACTGATGTTATTTCTTTAGAATATAAACCTGAAAGGCCCATTCTTTTTGATGAAAGTGATCTAGAAGATAATCCAGACTTGGCAGAAATGCTGGCAGAATTTGACGCATATATTGGGGAACTTTTTATATCGATAGATAAGGCTAGAGAACAAGCACAAGAGTATGGTCACTCCTTTGAAAGAGAAATGGGCTTTCTTGCTGTCCATGGATTTTTACACATTACTGGTTACGACCACTACACGCCAGAAGAAGAAAGAGAAATGTTCACACTACAGGAAGAGATTTTGACTGCTTATGGCCTTACAAGACAATAA
- a CDS encoding uracil-DNA glycosylase family protein, protein MDKIFKAIMDDTDNQKYTEKGIEPLYSAPKNAKIVIVGQAPGIVAQETKLFWNDRSGLKLRQWLGVDEETFYHSEKFAILPMDFYYPGKGKGGDLPPRKNFAQKWHQPLLDLLPNVELVILVGQYAQAYYLGKTKKENLTETVKAYQDYLPRFFPLVHPSPRNQLWLKRNPWFEEEVVPVLQEKVAKLLK, encoded by the coding sequence ATGGATAAGATTTTTAAGGCCATTATGGATGATACAGATAATCAAAAATATACTGAAAAAGGAATCGAACCTCTTTATTCTGCCCCTAAGAATGCTAAGATAGTTATTGTGGGACAAGCACCAGGCATAGTCGCTCAGGAAACCAAGCTTTTTTGGAATGACCGCAGTGGGTTAAAGCTCAGACAATGGTTAGGAGTAGATGAGGAAACGTTTTATCATTCTGAAAAGTTTGCCATTTTGCCCATGGATTTTTATTATCCCGGTAAAGGTAAGGGGGGTGATTTGCCTCCCCGTAAGAACTTTGCTCAGAAGTGGCACCAGCCATTGCTTGACCTTTTACCAAACGTTGAACTAGTCATTTTAGTAGGACAGTATGCTCAAGCCTACTATTTAGGAAAGACAAAAAAGGAAAATCTGACAGAAACTGTCAAAGCATATCAAGATTACTTACCAAGGTTTTTCCCTTTAGTTCATCCTTCTCCACGAAACCAGCTTTGGTTAAAGAGGAATCCTTGGTTTGAAGAAGAAGTAGTACCTGTCCTTCAAGAAAAAGTCGCTAAACTCCTTAAATAG
- a CDS encoding NUDIX hydrolase gives MSDYIKYIRSKVGQDSILLPFAAGILEDQYGRILLQKRADTGNWGVPGGCMELGESSLDTVIREFFEETGIQVEALKLLNVYTNFETLFPNGDRAQTVGIVYKLRAIAPYDINGVTNEETLELAFFSEERIKDILLVNEQHQHIIEEYFSGNYKLGY, from the coding sequence ATGTCGGATTATATTAAGTATATTAGGTCAAAAGTTGGTCAAGATTCAATCTTACTTCCTTTTGCAGCAGGTATTTTAGAAGATCAGTATGGAAGAATATTACTTCAAAAACGGGCTGATACGGGAAATTGGGGAGTTCCTGGGGGTTGTATGGAATTAGGAGAATCCTCTCTTGATACAGTGATTCGAGAATTTTTTGAAGAGACTGGTATTCAAGTTGAAGCTTTGAAATTACTTAATGTCTATACTAATTTTGAAACCTTATTTCCAAATGGAGATCGTGCACAGACAGTTGGCATAGTTTATAAACTCAGAGCCATTGCACCTTATGATATCAACGGTGTTACAAATGAGGAAACTTTAGAATTAGCATTTTTCTCAGAAGAAAGGATCAAAGACATTCTGCTAGTAAATGAGCAGCATCAGCATATAATAGAAGAATATTTTTCAGGTAACTATAAACTTGGATATTAA
- a CDS encoding PhoH family protein: MQEYSAEIALNHPDDVLSLFGSNERHLKLIENHLEIIIHARTERVQIVGDDQEAVELARLTIQALLVLVNRGMIVNTSDVVTALSMAEKGTIDKFVALYEEEIIKDNNGKPIRVKTLGQKVYVESLNKHDVVFGVGPAGTGKTFLAVTLAVKALKRGQVKRIILTRPAVEAGESLGFLPGDLKEKVDPYLRPVYDALYQILGKEQTSRMMEREIIEIAPLAYMRGRTLDDAFVILDEAQNTTIMQMKMFLTRLGFNSKMIVNGDTSQIDLPKNVKSGLIDASQKLRHIRAIDFVYFSASDVVRHPVVADIIKAYESEASVALQASASNSQKESKDHPNQESGLTFYEVIEELPEKSLDK; this comes from the coding sequence TTGCAAGAATATTCAGCAGAGATTGCTTTAAATCATCCTGATGATGTTTTATCGCTTTTTGGTAGCAATGAGCGCCATTTAAAATTAATTGAAAATCATTTAGAAATTATTATCCATGCGCGGACTGAGCGTGTCCAGATAGTCGGTGATGATCAAGAAGCGGTTGAATTAGCTCGCTTAACGATTCAAGCCTTGCTAGTTCTTGTAAATAGAGGAATGATAGTTAATACTTCGGATGTTGTTACTGCTTTGTCAATGGCAGAAAAAGGAACTATTGACAAATTTGTGGCTTTATATGAAGAAGAAATTATCAAGGATAACAACGGTAAACCAATCCGTGTGAAGACACTTGGTCAAAAAGTTTATGTCGAAAGTCTTAATAAGCATGATGTTGTTTTTGGAGTTGGTCCCGCTGGAACCGGAAAAACTTTCTTAGCCGTTACGCTTGCTGTTAAGGCATTAAAACGAGGTCAAGTCAAACGTATTATCCTAACTCGTCCTGCTGTTGAAGCAGGTGAAAGCCTAGGTTTCTTACCAGGCGATTTGAAAGAAAAAGTGGACCCTTACCTGAGACCTGTCTATGATGCTCTTTATCAGATTTTAGGGAAAGAACAGACAAGTCGGATGATGGAAAGAGAGATCATTGAGATTGCTCCGCTTGCTTATATGCGTGGTAGAACTTTAGATGACGCCTTTGTTATTTTGGATGAAGCTCAAAATACTACTATTATGCAAATGAAAATGTTTCTAACTCGCCTAGGTTTTAATTCCAAAATGATTGTTAATGGTGATACTAGCCAAATTGACTTACCTAAAAATGTCAAGTCTGGTTTGATTGATGCTAGTCAAAAATTACGCCATATCCGAGCCATTGATTTTGTGTATTTTTCAGCGTCAGATGTGGTGCGACACCCAGTTGTTGCGGATATTATTAAAGCCTATGAAAGCGAAGCCAGTGTCGCACTTCAGGCTAGCGCTAGCAATTCTCAAAAGGAAAGTAAAGACCATCCCAATCAAGAATCTGGTTTGACCTTTTATGAGGTAATCGAGGAGTTGCCTGAAAAATCACTTGACAAATAA
- a CDS encoding oleate hydratase has product MYYTSGNFEAFARPRKPKKVDSKSAYIIGSGLAGLAAAVFLIRDGQMAGDRIHILEELPLSGGSLDGIKRPDIGFVTRGGREMENHFECMWDMYRSIPSLEVPDASYLDEFYWLDKDDPNSSNCRLIHKRGNRVPDDGQYTLGKHSKELITLVMTKEEDLGTKTIEDVFSEEFFKSNFWVYWATMFAFEKWHSAVEMRRYAMRFIHHIDGLPDFTSLKFNKYNQYESMVKPIIAYLESHGVDIQFDTKVNNIRVDIKPDKKVAKELLLSTSGQTEKISLTEDDLVFVTNGSITESTSYGSHHTVAKPNKDLGGSWNLWENLAAQSNEFGHPKVFYKDLPAESWFVSATATIKNPALEPYIERLTHRDLHDGKINSGGIITITDSNWMISFAIHRQPHFKEQKENETAVWIYGLYSNIKGNYIQKPIEECTGQEITEELLYHLGVPENKIHDLANQESVNTVPVYMPYITSYFMPRVKGDRPKVIPDGSVNLAFIGNFAESPSRDTVFTTEYSIRTAMEAVYMFLDIERGIPEVFNSTYDIRELLKAMYYLNDKKVIEDMDLPIPQMIRKVGLKKIKGTFLEELLEEAHLL; this is encoded by the coding sequence ATGTATTACACTAGTGGAAATTTTGAAGCCTTTGCTAGACCACGCAAACCTAAAAAGGTAGATAGTAAGTCAGCTTATATTATTGGTTCAGGCTTAGCAGGCTTAGCAGCGGCAGTATTTCTCATTCGTGATGGACAAATGGCTGGTGATCGTATTCACATCTTAGAGGAGCTTCCACTTTCTGGGGGTTCGTTAGATGGTATTAAGCGTCCTGATATCGGTTTTGTAACACGTGGTGGACGTGAAATGGAAAACCATTTTGAATGTATGTGGGATATGTACCGTTCTATTCCCTCATTAGAAGTTCCTGATGCTTCCTATTTGGATGAATTTTACTGGCTAGATAAGGATGATCCTAATTCATCTAATTGTCGTTTGATTCATAAGAGAGGAAATCGTGTTCCTGATGATGGTCAGTATACTTTAGGTAAACATTCTAAAGAATTGATTACACTAGTAATGACAAAAGAAGAAGACCTGGGAACAAAAACGATTGAAGATGTTTTCTCAGAGGAATTCTTTAAGAGCAATTTCTGGGTATATTGGGCAACTATGTTTGCCTTTGAAAAATGGCATTCTGCAGTCGAAATGCGTCGATATGCGATGCGCTTTATTCATCATATAGATGGTTTACCAGATTTCACATCCTTGAAATTTAATAAATACAATCAATATGAGTCAATGGTAAAACCTATTATTGCTTATTTAGAATCACATGGTGTTGATATTCAGTTCGATACCAAAGTTAATAACATCCGAGTTGATATTAAACCGGATAAGAAAGTAGCTAAAGAGCTCTTGTTGAGTACCTCTGGACAAACTGAAAAAATTAGCTTAACAGAGGATGATTTAGTCTTTGTAACTAACGGTTCTATTACAGAAAGTACTAGCTATGGAAGTCATCATACCGTTGCAAAACCTAACAAAGACTTAGGTGGTTCTTGGAATCTTTGGGAAAATTTAGCAGCTCAATCCAATGAATTTGGTCATCCAAAAGTCTTTTATAAAGACTTACCTGCTGAATCATGGTTTGTGTCAGCAACGGCAACTATAAAAAATCCTGCTCTTGAACCTTATATTGAGCGTTTGACACATAGAGATTTACATGATGGTAAAATTAATTCTGGCGGTATTATTACCATTACTGACTCTAACTGGATGATAAGCTTTGCTATTCATCGTCAGCCCCATTTCAAAGAACAAAAAGAGAACGAAACAGCAGTATGGATATATGGCTTGTATTCAAATATTAAGGGAAACTACATTCAAAAACCTATTGAAGAGTGTACAGGACAAGAAATTACTGAGGAGCTTTTATATCATCTCGGTGTTCCTGAGAATAAAATCCATGATTTAGCAAATCAAGAAAGTGTCAATACTGTACCAGTTTATATGCCTTATATCACAAGTTATTTCATGCCACGTGTAAAAGGAGATCGGCCTAAGGTTATTCCTGATGGCTCTGTCAACTTAGCCTTTATTGGTAACTTTGCAGAATCTCCAAGTCGTGATACTGTCTTCACAACTGAGTATTCAATTCGTACAGCAATGGAAGCAGTTTATATGTTTTTAGATATTGAACGAGGAATCCCGGAAGTTTTCAATTCAACCTATGATATCCGAGAGTTGTTGAAAGCAATGTATTACCTCAATGATAAAAAAGTTATTGAAGATATGGACTTACCTATTCCACAAATGATTCGAAAAGTGGGCCTTAAGAAGATTAAAGGGACTTTCCTCGAAGAATTATTGGAAGAAGCCCATTTGTTATAA
- a CDS encoding YozE family protein, whose product MRKSFYTWLMTQRDSKSNDPVAILADLAFEDTTFPKHSDDFDVISRYLEDQAVFSFNLGYFDQIWEDYLAH is encoded by the coding sequence GTGAGAAAATCGTTTTATACTTGGTTAATGACTCAGCGGGATTCTAAGTCAAATGATCCAGTAGCAATTTTAGCAGATCTGGCATTTGAAGATACTACTTTTCCAAAGCATAGCGATGATTTTGATGTCATTAGTCGTTACTTAGAAGATCAAGCAGTATTTTCCTTTAATTTAGGCTATTTTGACCAAATTTGGGAAGATTATTTGGCACATTAA
- the msrA gene encoding peptide-methionine (S)-S-oxide reductase MsrA codes for MERAIFAGGCFWCMVEPFEEHPGVISVLSGYTGGHTVNPTYEEVCSGKTGHTEAVEIIFDPKKISYSELVQLYWQQTDPTDAFGQFEDRGDNYRPVIYYFDARQKEIAEQSKEQLQASGHFTQPIVTTIEKAEPFYPAEDYHQAFYRKNPGRYAQSSRQRHEFLKENW; via the coding sequence ATGGAAAGAGCTATTTTTGCAGGTGGATGTTTTTGGTGTATGGTAGAACCTTTTGAGGAACACCCAGGAGTTATTTCAGTGCTTAGTGGTTATACTGGCGGTCATACCGTTAATCCTACTTACGAAGAGGTTTGTAGTGGGAAAACGGGTCATACAGAAGCTGTTGAAATCATTTTTGACCCTAAAAAAATCAGTTATTCAGAATTAGTGCAGCTCTATTGGCAACAGACAGATCCGACAGACGCTTTTGGTCAATTTGAAGATCGAGGTGATAATTATCGTCCGGTCATTTATTATTTTGATGCTAGGCAAAAGGAAATAGCAGAGCAGTCTAAGGAACAATTGCAAGCTTCTGGCCATTTCACGCAACCTATTGTGACCACAATAGAGAAGGCAGAGCCTTTTTACCCAGCAGAGGACTATCATCAAGCTTTCTATAGGAAGAATCCAGGACGCTATGCCCAAAGTAGTAGACAAAGACATGAATTTTTAAAGGAGAATTGGTAG
- a CDS encoding S1 RNA-binding domain-containing protein, with product MNELLATQLTGLIREENDQSYFVQKDGFIFNLSKEEGSHAIGDMVTGFAYLDQKQKLRLTTKDIKSTRHQYGWGEVVDVRRDLGVFVDTGIPDKEIVVSLDLLPELKELWPKKGDRLYIKLEVDKKDRIWGIPAEPEVFQKMADPAYNNMQNQNWPAIVYRLKMSGTFVYLPENNMLGYIHPSERYNEPRLGQILDARVIGFRDVDRTLNLSIKPRSFEMLENDAQMILTYLESNGGFMTLNDKSSPEDIKTTFGISKGQFKKALGTLMKAKHIKQDASRTELL from the coding sequence ATGAATGAATTATTAGCAACACAACTAACAGGTTTAATCCGTGAAGAAAATGACCAGTCTTACTTTGTTCAAAAGGACGGCTTTATTTTCAATCTATCTAAAGAAGAAGGTTCTCACGCTATTGGTGATATGGTCACTGGTTTTGCCTATCTTGATCAAAAACAGAAACTTCGCTTAACCACTAAGGACATCAAATCAACACGACATCAGTATGGTTGGGGTGAGGTTGTTGATGTCCGACGAGACTTAGGTGTTTTTGTTGATACTGGCATTCCAGATAAGGAAATTGTGGTTTCTTTGGATCTTCTTCCTGAATTGAAAGAATTGTGGCCCAAAAAGGGAGACCGTCTCTATATTAAGCTAGAAGTCGACAAGAAGGATCGTATCTGGGGGATACCTGCTGAACCAGAAGTATTTCAAAAAATGGCTGATCCTGCTTATAATAATATGCAAAACCAAAACTGGCCTGCCATTGTTTATCGTCTAAAAATGTCAGGAACCTTTGTCTATCTGCCTGAAAACAACATGTTGGGCTATATTCATCCTAGTGAACGCTACAATGAACCCCGATTAGGTCAGATTTTAGACGCGCGTGTTATCGGTTTTAGAGACGTTGACAGAACCTTGAACCTATCTATTAAACCGAGATCATTTGAAATGTTAGAAAATGATGCACAAATGATTCTGACATACTTAGAATCCAATGGCGGCTTCATGACCCTTAACGATAAATCATCACCTGAGGACATCAAGACAACCTTTGGGATTTCAAAAGGTCAATTTAAAAAAGCCCTAGGAACACTGATGAAAGCAAAGCATATTAAACAAGATGCTAGTAGGACTGAGTTACTCTAA